A genomic stretch from Schistosoma haematobium chromosome 2, whole genome shotgun sequence includes:
- a CDS encoding hypothetical protein (EggNog:ENOG410VADG~COG:S) yields MNPEVEGKYIVKMPKGTTLKTQKILASMKQKNSAKSSQSEVAKAAKTNEPPVSSTFEDSDVDDCDNYRVIISKSNTHGSTSSDSVFSRLGNTVNREDSPTSVLIKKTTDPSAAMQRFIRWNLNDNSLGSPFRPSPSVAETIMNSPEDSLNFKVVKQVSGLTKSLDQSVKLRTPLKRHASDTVFSRLSAPSTTIQPNDQLSYQGILKKSRTQPPKFNNESMSSCSLNSLLSPHTEGVLSQSRMQKVSVKNRLGNRQGKSNAPVHSRLGRASNPV; encoded by the exons ATGAATCCTGAGGTTGAAGGAAAATATATTGTTAAAATGCCCAAGGGGACGACTTTAAAGACCCAGAAAATTCTTGCATCCATGAAGCAAAAGA ACAGTGCAAAGTCTAGTCAATCTGAAGTTGCCAAAGCCGCCAAAACTAATGAACCTCCTGTATCGTCTACCTTCGAAGACAGCGATGTCGATGATTGTGATAATTATCGTGTTATCATCTCTAA ATCAAATACACATGGTTCCACATCTAGTGATTCAGTATTCAGTCGTTTAGGTAATACTGTAAATAGAGAGGATTCACCTACAAGTGTACTTATAAAAAAAACGACAGATCCATCTGCTGCAATGCAACGCTTTATTCGTTGGAATTTAAATGACAATAGTCTTGGATCACCTTTTCGTCCTTCACCATCTGTTGCAGAAACTATTATGAACTCACCAGAGGATTCTTTGAATTTTAAAGTTGTTAAACAAGTTAGCGGTCTTACAAAAAGCCTTGATCAGTCTGTTAAATTAAGAACACCCCTTAAACGACAT GCCTCTGATACGGTATTTAGTCGTTTAAGTGCTCCATCAACTACTATACAACCAAATGATCAACTCTCTTACCAAGGAATTTTGAAGAAGTCACGAACTCAACCTCCTAAATTTAACAATGAATCGATGTCTTCATGTTCTCTAAATAGCCTTCTTTCTCCACACACCGAAGGTGTACTTAGCCAGAGTCGTATGCAAAAAGTTTCGGTAAAAAACCGCTTAG GCAACAGACAAGGAAAGTCTAACGCTCCAGTTCATTCTAGACTTGGTCGAGCATCTAATCCAGTATGA